The nucleotide window ACACAGTGGTCGTCCTTATTTCGTTTGAGAGCTAATATGTCCCAGTTCCGGCGTCGCGCGTTTACGCTGATCGAGTTGTTGGTGGTGATCGCGATCATTGCGATCCTGATCGGGCTCCTCCTGCCGGCCGTTCAGAAAGTACGCGAAGCCGCTGCCCGGATGAGCTGCCAGAACAACCTCAAGCAGTTCGGCCTAGCAATTCACAACTACGCGAACACAAATGACAACAAGTTCCCGGCCACGCGGGTGACGGTCGGCGGGGACGCTAAGTTCCGCGCCTGGACCCCACTCGCCCTACCGTACGTCGAGCAGGACAACGTCGCCAAGCAGTGGAACTTCACGGTCAAGTGGAACCAGGGTACGAACCTGCCCGTGTCCCAGACCTCCTTCAAGCTGTTCAAGTGTCCGTCTGCCCCGGACTCGCGGCGGCAAGGGACGTACGGCGCGCTGGGTCTGGGCGACTACGGCACCATGAACGCGGTGCGGCGCCGGTTCTACACGGCCAACAGCATCCCGAACTTCCCGGTGGCCGGCACCGCCGCCGGCGACGAGGCCAACGGGGCGATGGCCAAGGTCACCGACACGCCGATCGTCGGCGTTACCGACGGCACGTCCAACACCATCCTCCTGGCTGAGGACGCCGGGCGCCCGAACCTGTTCCAAAAGGGCAAGGACCTCGGCACCAACACCGCAGACGGGCACGGCTGGGCGGACCCGGACGGCGTCGGCATCAGCCTCGACGGCGTCCAGGCCAACCTGGTCACCACCGGAGGCACCTGCTTCATTAACTGCACCAACGACAGCGAAGTCTACGCGTTCCACTCCGGCGGCACCAACGTCCTGATGGGCGACGGAAGTGTGCGATTCATCCGCGAAGGGATCTCGGCCGCTACGTTCGCGGCTCTGGTCACCGCCAGCGCCGGTGATATCCCGGGCGACTTCTAAACCACCACGCATGCTGACCACGCCGCCCGAAGTTCGGGCGGCGTTTTTATTTCCCCCCTCAGATCTCATCCATGTTGCGACCGCGCACGTTTACCGCTTGCTTGCTACTCGCCGCGTGTGCCTCCGCGGCACAAGCGGATGTTGCCCTCATCGGGGTAGGCACGATCCCCGGCGACGCGGCCGACCTCTCGGGGCTCAAAGGCAAAACCAGCGACGGCACGCCGCACAACCGGCTCGGCGGAATGGGGTCCGCCATCGCGTACACCGGCCAGGGGAATGAATACCTCCTCGTGTCCGATCGCGGACCGAAGGACGGTGCGACGGACTTCGTGTGCCGCTGGCACCAAATGGAAGTCGGCGTTGCTCCGGGCGCGAAAACGCCCGTCACGCTTAAACTCACTGCGACCACGCTGCTGACCAACGAGAGCGGCAAGCGGTTCGTCGGCTCGCTCGACGCGTTCGAGCACACGGCCCCGGCGAAAAACCTGCGTTTGGACCCTGAAGGCGCACGGGTCGGGCGCGACGGAACCGTGCACCTCTCAGACGAGTACGGTCCGGGGCTGTACGCGTTCAACCAAAGCGGTACGCGGGTCGCGAGTTTGCCAATGCCGGCTCACTTCTTGGCGCCGAAACCCGGGAAGATGCCGGCTGACGAATTACCGCCGAAGAGCGCATCGGGCCGGCAACCGAATCGCGGCATGGAAGGGCTCGCAATTTCCCCGGACGGCAAAAAGCTGTTCGGGATCATGCAAAGCCCGCTCATCCAGGACGGCGCACTCGACGACAAAAACAACCGCACGGGCCTCAACTGCCGCATCCTCGAACTCGACCTCACGACCCAGAAATCTCGCGAGTTCGTGTACCCGCTCGAAAACGCCGGGTACGGCGTGAATGAGATCCTGGCGGTCAACGATCACGAGTTCCTCGTGCTGGAGCGAGACGGCAAAGGCGGTAACGAAGCCGAGTTCAAGCGGCTCTATCTGATCGATCTGACGGACGCGACTGACGTGAGCGCAGTGGCCGCGCTACCTGCGAAGGGCTTGCCCGGAGCCGTAAAGTCTGTGAAGAAAAAGCCGTTCCTGGACCTGCTCGCGAAGAAGTACGGAATCGCGGGGCCGGAATGCCCCGAAAAGTTCGAGGGGTTGGCGTTCGGCCCCGACCTGCCCGACGGGCGCCGACTGCTACTCGTGACCGCAGACAACGACTTTCTCGCGAACAAGCCGTTCCGGGTGTATGCGTTCGCGGTGGATCGGGGCGAATTGCCGGGCTTCCGGCCGCAGCAGTTCGATCCGCAGCCACTCAAGAAGCGTTAGCCGCCGGCCGTGCCCCGTACATACGCTCAGCGGCCGAGGTGCAACAACAATTCACGCTGCCGTAACGCCTGGAGCCGCTTCAGCCCGCCGCACCGCTCCAGGTACTCTGTGAAGTCACTCACGCCGAAAAGGTGATCGTCCAGGAACTGCGCGTGAGCGGCAGGGTCCTTCTCGACTTCCATCCAGAGTTTGAGGTGTTCCTCGTCCGAGAAGTACTCACCCGGCATGTTCCCGGGGTACGACCCGTAGGGCACCTCGCACACCGCGTCCACGCACAGGAACGGGATCTGTGTCCGGTGCGGGTCGCGGCGCATCTCGTCGTGCGGCACCAACCGCTCGCAGGTGATAATGACCTTCTTCGCCGCTCGCGCGAGGTCCACGTCGGCGACCGAGGTGCCGCTGAAGCGACAGTTGCCGTACCGGTCGGCCTCGTGAACGTGGATCGCCGCCACATCGGGATACAGGGCCGGCACCGCGACCAGTTTCTCGCCGGTAAACGGGCACTGAATTTCCTTCGCCGGGCCGTGTGCGAGCGTGTCGGTCCCGAGCAGCGAGCGGGCCGGAACGAACGGCACACCCATCGCGGCCGCGGTGTACCGCAGCGCGAGTGTGTAGTTCGACCACTCCGCCACGTCCAGCGCCCCTGACTCCATTACACGCCGGGCGTGGGCCGACAGCCCCCGCGCCTCCAGACCGACGACGTAAGCCGCGTCGACGCGATTGAGCAACTGCCCGCGGCCCGTCAGGTTGCCGGCGCAGAGGATCTGGAAGTCGTGGGTGGTCGTATGACCCGAAAACCCGAGGTTCTGCCGCCTCTGGCGGACGATCTCGTGGCACACCGCCGTCGGGATGCGGTTCGCCCCGAACCCGCCGGTGGCGAAGTAATCGCCGTCGCGCACGAAGCGCGAAACGGCTTCGCTCACGGACATTATTTTGTCGACAAGGCCGCGCGGCTTGGCCGCAAACGCGGCCCTCGCCTCGTCGGACGCGGGAGAGGTGAAGAGGGTAGTCATGCAGAAGAATTTACCCTCCGGTCGGCACGAGCGGGCAGAGATTTTAAAGGCAAAAGAACGGCTCTTTGTCTTTGAAATTTCCGCCCGTCCGCACCGACCAGATGGCAAATTTCCGCGCGATCAGTCGTGGTACTCTTTAACCAACTTACGAAACCGTGGGTCCTTGCGGATCGAATCGAGGTCGTGGTCTTCGAGCATGAACGCGAAGTCGCGGTACCCCAGTTCGACCGCCCTGCGGAGCGTCGAAATGGCCTTGTCGCGCTGTTTGAGGAGCGCGTACCGGCACGCGAGGTTGTAGTGGGCCGTCGGGTCGTGTGGGCGCACCGTCACGAGCTGCCGGTCCACGGCGAGCCCGTCCTGCATTCGCCCCTTCAGCGTCAGGTTACACGCCTGCGCCCGGAGGACGTCTGCGAAGTCCGGTATGGTCGCCAGCAGTTTCCCGTAAAACTCGAGCTCGAAATCCAGTTGGGTTCTCTCGGCTAGCAGGCCAAGAACCGAGCCCGGTGGGAACGAACTGGCACCGGTCTGGCTCGGACGCTTGGGGTGCGGCATGAAACAGCCCCCGGGATGTGCCGCGGGCAAGAATAGGGACTCGCGGCACTTGCCAAATTATACCCGTGTCCCGCAGCCTATGCAAACGCACACCTCGCGGGGAACGCGTTTGCCCGGTCGGGTTGTAACGCCCCCTCAATCCGGCTTCACGATCAGCCGGTAGCCGAAATTCGGTCCGCCCAGGTCATGGGCGTCGATGAGCGAGACGTAGTAAGCGCCGTCCCCGGGCAGCGTGAGCGTGACAACCGGATCGGCCGAGCCGTCCGCGTCATCGACGGTGTCGAGGATATTACGGTTCGCGTCGCAAACGGTAAGGAACCCGTCGAGCGGCGAGCCGAAGCGGGCCGCCTGCACCTCGATCCGCACTTTTTGCCCCTTCTTCCCCACGAACTTGAACACATCCACGTCGCGTTCGCCCTTGATCGTACCTTCCACTGCGACCGGGAGTGCGATCAGTTGCGCGGAGCCGAACGCGCCGTTGTCTTCCTTTTCCGCAGCCGTCGGGAGGTTATCGCGAACGAGGAGGCGGTACTCGTTCGAGTCGCTCGCGCCCGCTGCGATCAGTTTCACGGCGCCGGGCTTCGCGTCGTTCGGCAGTTCTAACTCGATTTCCACCTCGGAATCGCCGACGCGGTCCGCCGGATAGTTGTTCGGCACCCCAACAGCCTTCGCGCCGATCACCCGGACCTTCGCGCCGTCGGCGCCGACAACCTTCACGTCCTTGACGGACGCAAGGTGCCTCCCGCGGAGCGCGAGCTTCTGTTTCTGTCCCGGCTTCACCACCAAGGGTATCGAGTACAGAACCTTCGGCGGCGGTTCCTTCTTGGGCTCGGCCTTCTTCTCCTGGGAAGAAGTCGCGGCGCAAACGGCGAGAAGCGAAACGATCGAAACGAGAGATCGCATGAGCGGCACCAGAAACCGAAAGGCAAAGATCCGCACCGGGTCCGGGAGTCACAACGATTGCGGTCACTGAGCCAGCTTCGCGAGTTCATCGGCCAGAACCTTCATGGTCTCCTTCTGGCGCTGGCGAACGAACTCGCGGGCCTTCGCGGCCTTCTCCTGCGCCGCCTTCGGGTCGGCGGCCAGGGCGAGTACCGTTTCGGCCACCCGCCCGCGGTCCTTATCCTCGTCCATGTTGAACAGCCAGTCTTTGAGCCCGATGTCGGCCCACATGAACCCCTTCGACGTCTGTTCCGCCCACCGGCACACGACCGCGGGCACGCCGTTGCCGACGCACATGATCGGCGAGTGCATCTCGTTGCCGAACAGCCCCGCGGAGCGGACGTAGGTGCTCAGCGCCTCGTCGGTGAGCCAGTAGTCCCCGCGCCACACGACGGATTTTTTCACGTCCGCCGGCAGCGGGTCTACGAGCAGCTCTTTCCCCACAGCCATTTGGCTCCGGTCCTCCGGTCACACCAACACCTTCAGCCCGGTCTTCTTCACCACGGCAGTGATGGCGTCGCGCAGCGGCGCGTGGTCCTGCTCCTTTTTGGCCTCGTTCGTTTTGTGCTTGGCCTCGTCCTCGGCGGTCATTTTGCGGTCGTGGATCTTCCAGTACGGTGTGTACCGCAACCGCGGGATGCAGCACAGGAACTTGCCGCTCTCCAACCCGTTCACCTTCAAAGATGTCTCGGCGGCGCGGTCGTCCCGCACGTCCGTCGCGAACGCCCCGTCGGGGCCGAATTCCATGACCGGGCACTTCGCGCCGCGGTCCTTGGCGAGTTTGAGTGACACGGAGTCGCGGAAGAAGCAGAACTTCGCACCGCTGATGAGGTCGAGCGCCGGTTCGGAAGGGACGGGAAGCGTGATGCCATACACGCCGTAAGGCTTCTGCGTTTCCTTCCGCCAGCGGGCCAGGTCCTTGGCCGCGACCAGCGACGGCCCGGACCCGTGCAAAAAGAAGTCGCATTCCGCGAACGCCGCTTTCAGCGCGGCGTCGCCTTGCACGATCACGAGCTTCGGGAACCGCTTCTTCAGCAGTTCCGCGACGCCATCGTCCACCTTCGACGGCCACAGCCGCACCTCGGCGCCGGGAACGTGCGTTTCGAGCAGCGCGAGGACGCCGGGCGTGTGAGCGATGTCGCCGATGTTCACCGTCTGCCACGAGGAGCGCAGCAGCACCCGCGGGGCGCGTTTCGCTCCGGCCCACAGCGATCCCCCGACCGCGCACGCGCCCCCGGCTGCGAGGAGTTGCCTTCGCGTGATGCCCATTCGTAATCCTCCAGTGTACGGTCGCGCGAGCGGGTCGGTATATTGTGCGCGCGGACGCTACGCACCACAACGCACCGAAAAGAGGAACCGATGCCGACGCCTCAGGAACTCGCCGACCAGTACCTCGCGGGTGCCGCGCAGTTACGCGCCGCAGTTGCCGGAATGACCCGCGAACAGCTCCTCGCCCGACCGGTCGCGGGGCGCTGGTCCGCGATGGAGGTGGTGTGCCACCTCAGTGACTTTGACCTGATCCTCGCGGACCGGATGAAGCGCATCATCGCGATGGCGGCCGAGGTGCCGCTGCTGCTCGTCGCGGACGAAGACCTGTTCGTAAAGGGACTGGGCTACCATGCCCGCGACCTGGAAGAGGAACTCGCGGTGGTGGAATCGATCCGGCGACAGATGGCCCGAATCATCGGCGGGCTGACACCGGAACAGCTCCAACTGACGGGCAACCACAACAAGCGCGGGCTGATGACGCTCGAGAAGATCATCGGGATGGCGACCAACCACATCCCGCACCACGTCTCGTTTTTGATGGAGAAGCGCAAAGCTCTCGGGCTGTAGTCGAAAGGCAGACGGGCCACAAAAAAGCACAAAGGGCACAAAAGGAAACCACAGACGAAGACAAGAGAAGTGCTTTAAACTGACTCTTGTTTCTGTGGTTTCCTTTTGTGCCCTTTGTGCTTTTTTGTGGCCAATCTCCTGCTTCTTTAACGGCCAATCTGCCCGTTGTTACTTGTCCGCGCGGAACTGAAGTAGTCCCATGCCCTCCGGGCGCGGGTCGTGATCGGCCGGACCGCTCCACGACTGAACCCCGGCGCCGGGCACGAACCGCGACACGTTCACCGCCCACGTTTTCCCGTGCGCGGGCCGCTCGCCGGTCAGCTCGACCAGCGGGATCGCGAGTTCCGCCGTCCAGCCGGTATCGGTCGAGTTGAACGCGACGTGGTACTTCGGGTTCCAGCTCCGGTCGCCCCAGCAGTCCTCGGCCAGGCAGCCGCGGTGGTCGATCTGGAACCGGTAGTACGTTTGGTAGTCGCGGTCCATGTCGAGCAGAATGTCCACGCGGTCGCGCCCGCTCAGGTCGGCGTCGCGAACGCGCTTCGCCACGGGCTCGGCCTTCTTACCCGCCGGGTGGTCGCACTTCACCGCGATGTACAGGTAGCGCTCGTCGTAGCTGAACCAGCTTTCGGTCTTGTAGCTCTCGCCGAACGCCTTCGCCTCGTCGGGCTTGTCGCCCGCCGACGCAGTTACCTTCAGGGGCATGACCTTCGCGCTGCGCGTCCAGCACGCGTCGTCGAGCTTCCCGTCGAGGAGCGGGCGGGTGTCGGTGAGCCGGCAGTAGCCGACCGGCTTGGACGGCGCGGGACCGCCGGTCGGGTTCGCGAGCCACAACTCCGCCGCGAGACAGTCACGCCACGGGTCCACGCCCGGGGCCAGCGCGAGCGCCTGCGGCGTGTGTTTGAAGTAGTCGTTGATGAACGCGGTCGCCTTATCGTGGTTGCCGACCTGGCGGTGGGCGGCGAGGAAGCACAGCCACGCAGCCGGGTCCCGCGCGTACGCCGGCCCGAATGCGGACAGCTTCGGCTCCAGGTCCAGGCACGTCTGGTGCCACTTCAGGATCATGTTCGGGCTGTAGAACCGGTACACGTCTTCGGTCGTATTCGCGCTCCCGACACTGGCCGCGACGCCGGAAGCGGGGGTCAACTTGACCTCACCGACGCCATTCGAGTTGACCCGGACGCCATTCGCTTCGAACGTTGTCGACTGAAGCAACATCTTCTGCTGGATCTCTGTGCGCCGGCGGGCCTCGGTGCTCGCGTGGTACCGGGTGAGCCAGCGGAACGCCTCAACCGACAGCGGGTGCCCGGTGTAGTTCGCGGTAAGCACACCGAACACCTCGCGGGCCTCGACCCACTTGCCCTCGCGCGCCAGCCGCGTGCCGACCGCGAACGCAGTCCGCGCCGCCACGTCGTCGGGGAGCTTCTTGAGCTCCGTGTTGAGCGCCCCGAGCAGCTTGTCCGCGCCGCCCATTTCGGCGTCCACCACCCCGGCCAGCGTTTCGAGGCGGCGTCGCGCCTGCACGGCCTTCTGCTTCTCGGTCGCGGCGGTCGGGTCGAAGGAGGCAACAGCGGAGCGCCGGGCCACGCCGCCCGGGGCCAGCGAGATGCCCTCCATCAGGGACGTGTGCGCGTCCGCACCCTGGAGCCGGTGCGCAACGAGTACGAAGCACCGCCGGTCGGTGACGGCCGCATCGCCCGCCAGTACGCGCGTAGCAGCCTCGGCGAAGTCCCGCGGCGAATCGTTAAGGCGGTTACTGAACACGCTCTGGTCCAGTTTGATGGGAGCGGTCTTCGGATCGCCCGCGAGCGCGTACAGCTTTTTCGCGCCCCACGGCTTCAGGCCCAGCGTTGCGATCTGTTCGGGGAAGCAGGTCGGATCGGCGGCCTGCTTGAACGCCTCCTTAGCGGCGTTCAGCACGAGCGCGTC belongs to Gemmata obscuriglobus and includes:
- a CDS encoding esterase-like activity of phytase family protein; the protein is MLRPRTFTACLLLAACASAAQADVALIGVGTIPGDAADLSGLKGKTSDGTPHNRLGGMGSAIAYTGQGNEYLLVSDRGPKDGATDFVCRWHQMEVGVAPGAKTPVTLKLTATTLLTNESGKRFVGSLDAFEHTAPAKNLRLDPEGARVGRDGTVHLSDEYGPGLYAFNQSGTRVASLPMPAHFLAPKPGKMPADELPPKSASGRQPNRGMEGLAISPDGKKLFGIMQSPLIQDGALDDKNNRTGLNCRILELDLTTQKSREFVYPLENAGYGVNEILAVNDHEFLVLERDGKGGNEAEFKRLYLIDLTDATDVSAVAALPAKGLPGAVKSVKKKPFLDLLAKKYGIAGPECPEKFEGLAFGPDLPDGRRLLLVTADNDFLANKPFRVYAFAVDRGELPGFRPQQFDPQPLKKR
- a CDS encoding DinB family protein — encoded protein: MPTPQELADQYLAGAAQLRAAVAGMTREQLLARPVAGRWSAMEVVCHLSDFDLILADRMKRIIAMAAEVPLLLVADEDLFVKGLGYHARDLEEELAVVESIRRQMARIIGGLTPEQLQLTGNHNKRGLMTLEKIIGMATNHIPHHVSFLMEKRKALGL
- a CDS encoding YCF48-related protein, with protein sequence MNRVRLFLALAVLVAAAVPAAAQPAVAFDDAGLHAVQFVDASEGWACGDDGAVWHTVDGGKQWERQKTGTRASLRGLHFVNPYTGWAVGRVDTPSGSVGVLLKTTDGGLGWAEVGTNVMPGLNAIRFVDEKLGMVCGDGSDAFPTGVFVTTDGGATWDSIKGPRLPSCRAAAVCERSGILVAGAWGKLGEVLLPRSGVAVAYHDAELDPLAGRGVHGVAYAPNHGVKGWGCAFAACDGGAVLTSSDGGRKWGYVDLGLPAQALASCDFKCVAAYGTHVWVAGRPGGFVLHSADLGKTWEVQKTELTVPANGIHFVSEKEGWIVGDLGCVLGTIDGGKTWKTQRLGGQRAATLFLHASGKSTPLDVVAAIGAADGYLCAATALTNADPATADPKRASDGLRARYAMRLAGGAVGESGWAFPLAAHAAGLPARELLGTWDRAHGGQANGQLLRQAVLAIRVWQPEVIVCDLFANDTTPADALVLNAAKEAFKQAADPTCFPEQIATLGLKPWGAKKLYALAGDPKTAPIKLDQSVFSNRLNDSPRDFAEAATRVLAGDAAVTDRRCFVLVAHRLQGADAHTSLMEGISLAPGGVARRSAVASFDPTAATEKQKAVQARRRLETLAGVVDAEMGGADKLLGALNTELKKLPDDVAARTAFAVGTRLAREGKWVEAREVFGVLTANYTGHPLSVEAFRWLTRYHASTEARRRTEIQQKMLLQSTTFEANGVRVNSNGVGEVKLTPASGVAASVGSANTTEDVYRFYSPNMILKWHQTCLDLEPKLSAFGPAYARDPAAWLCFLAAHRQVGNHDKATAFINDYFKHTPQALALAPGVDPWRDCLAAELWLANPTGGPAPSKPVGYCRLTDTRPLLDGKLDDACWTRSAKVMPLKVTASAGDKPDEAKAFGESYKTESWFSYDERYLYIAVKCDHPAGKKAEPVAKRVRDADLSGRDRVDILLDMDRDYQTYYRFQIDHRGCLAEDCWGDRSWNPKYHVAFNSTDTGWTAELAIPLVELTGERPAHGKTWAVNVSRFVPGAGVQSWSGPADHDPRPEGMGLLQFRADK
- a CDS encoding CoA transferase subunit A, whose amino-acid sequence is MTTLFTSPASDEARAAFAAKPRGLVDKIMSVSEAVSRFVRDGDYFATGGFGANRIPTAVCHEIVRQRRQNLGFSGHTTTHDFQILCAGNLTGRGQLLNRVDAAYVVGLEARGLSAHARRVMESGALDVAEWSNYTLALRYTAAAMGVPFVPARSLLGTDTLAHGPAKEIQCPFTGEKLVAVPALYPDVAAIHVHEADRYGNCRFSGTSVADVDLARAAKKVIITCERLVPHDEMRRDPHRTQIPFLCVDAVCEVPYGSYPGNMPGEYFSDEEHLKLWMEVEKDPAAHAQFLDDHLFGVSDFTEYLERCGGLKRLQALRQRELLLHLGR
- a CDS encoding PPC domain-containing protein, with protein sequence MRSLVSIVSLLAVCAATSSQEKKAEPKKEPPPKVLYSIPLVVKPGQKQKLALRGRHLASVKDVKVVGADGAKVRVIGAKAVGVPNNYPADRVGDSEVEIELELPNDAKPGAVKLIAAGASDSNEYRLLVRDNLPTAAEKEDNGAFGSAQLIALPVAVEGTIKGERDVDVFKFVGKKGQKVRIEVQAARFGSPLDGFLTVCDANRNILDTVDDADGSADPVVTLTLPGDGAYYVSLIDAHDLGGPNFGYRLIVKPD
- a CDS encoding DUF1559 domain-containing protein gives rise to the protein MSQFRRRAFTLIELLVVIAIIAILIGLLLPAVQKVREAAARMSCQNNLKQFGLAIHNYANTNDNKFPATRVTVGGDAKFRAWTPLALPYVEQDNVAKQWNFTVKWNQGTNLPVSQTSFKLFKCPSAPDSRRQGTYGALGLGDYGTMNAVRRRFYTANSIPNFPVAGTAAGDEANGAMAKVTDTPIVGVTDGTSNTILLAEDAGRPNLFQKGKDLGTNTADGHGWADPDGVGISLDGVQANLVTTGGTCFINCTNDSEVYAFHSGGTNVLMGDGSVRFIREGISAATFAALVTASAGDIPGDF
- a CDS encoding TPR end-of-group domain-containing protein — its product is MPHPKRPSQTGASSFPPGSVLGLLAERTQLDFELEFYGKLLATIPDFADVLRAQACNLTLKGRMQDGLAVDRQLVTVRPHDPTAHYNLACRYALLKQRDKAISTLRRAVELGYRDFAFMLEDHDLDSIRKDPRFRKLVKEYHD